The following proteins come from a genomic window of Sorghum bicolor cultivar BTx623 chromosome 3, Sorghum_bicolor_NCBIv3, whole genome shotgun sequence:
- the LOC110433794 gene encoding ubiquitin-conjugating enzyme E2 5A, with amino-acid sequence MASKRIQKELKDLQKDPPTSCSAGPVGEDMFHWQATIMGPSDSPYSGGVFLVTIHFPPDYPFKPPKVAFRTKVFHPNINSNGSICLDILKDQWSPALTISKVLLSICSLLTDPNPDDPLVPEIAHMYKTDRHKYENTARTWTQRYAM; translated from the exons ATGGCGTCAAAGAGGATTCAGAAGGAGCTCAAGGATCTGCAGAAGGACCCTCCCACCTCGTGCAGTGCAG GTCCTGTTGGTGAAGATATGTTCCACTGGCAGGCAACAATTATGGGTCCATCTGATAGCCCATATTCTGGTGGAGTTTTCCTAGTTACAATCCATTTTCCTCCTGATTATCCTTTCAAACCACCAAAG GTGGCATTCCGCACCAAGGTGTTCCATCCAAACATCAACAGCAACGGGAGCATTTGCCTTGACATCCTGAAGGACCAGTGGAGTCCGGCACTAACCATCTCCAAG GTGCTGCTGTCCATCTGCTCCCTGCTGACTGATCCAAACCCCGACGATCCTTTGGTCCCCGAGATAGCTCACATGTACAAGACGGACCGGCACAAGTACGAGAACACCGCGAGGACCTGGACCCAGAGGTACGCCATGTAG